A genomic segment from Variovorax paradoxus B4 encodes:
- a CDS encoding ATP-binding protein, whose protein sequence is MPAATEPLAVAGELHAPRAGIVSLDNATGHKNMQQLIQLRWFAVVGQVATILVVHYGFGIRLPLDHMLQVLTCLALFNGVSLLRSRSPRRVTNGELFLALLVDVATLTAQLYLSGGATNPFVFLYLLQVILGAVLLKAWSTWTIVVVTSLCFAGLALFSRPLALPLDHDRGLWSPYVQGMLICFALNAALLVVFITRISRNLRARDARLADLRQRASEEEHIVRMGLLASGAAHELGTPLATLAVILGDWRRLPHFSSDPELLTEVAEMELQIQRCKSIVSGILLSAGEARGESSEETTVSTFLDELVEEWRTTRPVEEFDYENRFGQDLPMVSDSALKQMICNVLDNALEASPHWLRFEVAHDADALTLTVTDAGPGFLPAILKEFGKPYQSSKGRPGGGLGLFLVVNVARTLGGRVAVHNRPEGGAIVAITLPLAAIVLEEEEDDEEEEDEETEAIGTAKTMETKTHDGNR, encoded by the coding sequence ATGCCCGCCGCGACTGAACCCCTCGCGGTCGCGGGGGAACTGCACGCGCCGCGCGCGGGCATCGTGAGCCTGGACAACGCCACCGGCCACAAGAACATGCAGCAGCTGATCCAGCTGCGCTGGTTCGCGGTAGTCGGGCAGGTCGCCACCATCCTGGTGGTGCACTACGGCTTCGGCATCCGGCTGCCGCTGGACCACATGCTGCAGGTGCTGACCTGCCTCGCGCTCTTCAACGGCGTGAGCCTGCTGCGCTCGCGCAGCCCGCGCCGCGTGACCAACGGCGAGCTCTTTCTCGCGCTGCTGGTCGACGTGGCCACGCTCACCGCCCAGCTCTACCTGAGCGGCGGCGCCACCAATCCGTTCGTCTTCCTGTACCTGCTGCAGGTCATCCTGGGCGCCGTGCTGCTCAAGGCCTGGTCGACCTGGACCATCGTGGTCGTCACCAGCCTCTGCTTTGCGGGGCTGGCGCTTTTCTCGCGCCCGCTCGCGCTGCCGCTCGACCACGACCGCGGTCTCTGGAGCCCCTACGTGCAGGGCATGCTGATCTGCTTTGCGCTCAACGCCGCGCTGCTGGTGGTGTTCATCACGCGCATCAGCCGCAACCTGCGCGCACGCGATGCGCGGCTGGCCGACCTGCGCCAGCGTGCATCGGAAGAAGAGCACATCGTGCGCATGGGGCTGCTGGCCTCGGGCGCCGCGCACGAGCTGGGCACACCGCTTGCCACGCTGGCCGTGATCCTCGGCGACTGGCGCCGGCTGCCGCATTTCAGCTCCGACCCCGAGCTGCTGACCGAGGTGGCCGAGATGGAACTGCAGATCCAGCGCTGCAAGAGCATCGTGAGCGGCATCCTGCTGTCGGCCGGCGAGGCGCGCGGCGAATCGTCGGAAGAAACCACCGTGAGCACCTTCCTCGACGAGCTCGTCGAGGAATGGCGCACCACGCGTCCGGTCGAGGAGTTCGACTACGAGAACCGCTTCGGCCAGGACCTGCCCATGGTCTCCGACTCGGCCCTGAAGCAGATGATCTGCAACGTGCTCGACAATGCCCTGGAAGCCTCGCCGCACTGGCTGCGCTTCGAAGTGGCGCACGATGCGGATGCGCTGACCCTCACGGTCACCGATGCCGGCCCGGGGTTCCTGCCGGCCATCCTGAAGGAGTTCGGCAAGCCCTACCAGTCGAGCAAGGGCCGCCCGGGCGGCGGGCTCGGGCTGTTCCTGGTGGTCAACGTGGCGCGCACCCTGGGCGGCCGCGTGGCAGTGCACAACCGGCCCGAAGGCGGCGCCATCGTGGCCATCACGCTGCCGCTCGCGGCCATCGTGCTGGAAGAAGAAGAAGACGACGAAGAAGAAGAGGACGAAGAGACCGAAGCCATCGGCACCGCCAAGACCATGGAAACGAAAACCCATGACGGAAACCGCTGA
- a CDS encoding response regulator transcription factor, protein MTETAEAERQLLIVEDDAAFARTLGKSFERRGYAVTHASNAEEVETLLQTHSPGYGYAVVDLKLNGEASGLACVQMLHRHNPKMLIVVLTGFASIATAVEAIKLGACHYLAKPSNTDDIEAAFGRATGTTEVELTNRSTSIKTLEWERIHETLAETGFNISETARRLGMHRRTLARKLGKQQVK, encoded by the coding sequence ATGACGGAAACCGCTGAAGCTGAGCGCCAGTTGCTGATCGTCGAGGACGACGCGGCCTTTGCGCGCACGCTCGGCAAGTCGTTCGAGCGCCGCGGCTATGCGGTCACGCATGCCAGCAATGCCGAGGAGGTCGAGACGCTGCTGCAGACCCATTCGCCCGGCTACGGCTATGCGGTGGTCGACCTGAAGCTCAACGGCGAAGCCTCGGGCCTGGCCTGCGTGCAGATGCTGCACCGGCACAACCCGAAGATGCTGATCGTGGTGCTCACGGGCTTTGCCAGCATTGCCACGGCCGTCGAGGCCATCAAGCTCGGCGCCTGCCACTACCTGGCCAAGCCGTCGAACACCGACGACATCGAGGCCGCCTTCGGCCGCGCCACCGGCACCACGGAGGTGGAGCTGACCAACCGCTCGACCTCGATCAAGACGCTCGAATGGGAACGCATCCACGAGACGCTGGCCGAGACCGGTTTCAATATTTCCGAGACTGCGCGGCGCCTCGGCATGCACCGGCGCACATTGGCGCGCAAACTCGGCAAACAGCAGGTGAAATAG
- the trhA gene encoding PAQR family membrane homeostasis protein TrhA yields MTPNKPASAVRDQSAMEELFNALSHGLGLLLAIASLPILVYSAAQKGQAASIVGASLFAGTAIVLYLISTLYHALPLGRAKAWFNRLDHAAIYLFIAGSYMPFLFGVLRGPWGWTLFGCICAAAALGVGAKLFNRLRHPLWSTGLYVAMGWMALMAAVPLYERMSPAGLGWLVAGGLFYTAGAVVFLFDNKVRFAHSVWHLFVLAGSTCHFFAVLWHSHG; encoded by the coding sequence ATGACTCCCAACAAACCGGCGTCCGCGGTCCGCGACCAGAGCGCGATGGAAGAGCTCTTCAATGCACTGAGCCATGGCCTCGGCCTGCTGCTGGCCATTGCCTCGCTGCCCATCCTGGTCTACAGCGCGGCCCAGAAGGGCCAGGCCGCGAGCATCGTCGGCGCCTCGCTTTTCGCTGGCACGGCCATCGTGCTGTACCTGATTTCCACGCTGTACCACGCGCTGCCCTTGGGCAGGGCCAAGGCCTGGTTCAACCGGCTCGACCACGCGGCCATCTACCTCTTCATTGCAGGCAGCTACATGCCGTTTCTCTTCGGCGTGCTGCGCGGGCCCTGGGGCTGGACGCTGTTCGGCTGCATCTGCGCCGCGGCGGCGCTGGGCGTGGGCGCCAAGCTGTTCAACCGGCTGCGGCATCCGCTGTGGTCGACCGGGCTTTACGTGGCGATGGGATGGATGGCGCTGATGGCGGCGGTGCCGCTGTACGAGCGCATGTCGCCGGCGGGCCTGGGCTGGCTCGTGGCCGGCGGGCTGTTCTACACCGCGGGTGCGGTGGTCTTCCTGTTCGACAACAAGGTGCGCTTTGCCCATTCGGTGTGGCACCTGTTCGTGCTGGCGGGCAGCACCTGCCACTTCTTTGCGGTGCTCTGGCATTCGCACGGCTGA
- a CDS encoding SlyX family protein, whose amino-acid sequence MDYPPNELAERLTELEIKSSYAEDLLEQLNMTIYRQQQQIDSLILQVTQLKQQSQNAGQEGAARNLRDELPPHY is encoded by the coding sequence ATGGACTATCCACCGAACGAGCTCGCAGAGCGCCTGACCGAACTCGAGATCAAGTCGAGCTATGCTGAAGACTTGCTGGAGCAGCTCAACATGACGATCTACCGGCAACAGCAGCAGATCGACAGCCTGATCCTGCAGGTCACCCAGCTCAAGCAGCAAAGCCAGAACGCGGGGCAGGAGGGGGCGGCGCGCAACTTGCGCGACGAGCTGCCGCCGCATTACTGA
- a CDS encoding SDR family NAD(P)-dependent oxidoreductase, with protein sequence MQKQIILVTGAGTGIGKLSARSLAEAGHVVYASMRDIAGRNCGRAAEMRSHAAAKGLQLHPLELDVLSQASADAAAATIVREQGHIDVVMQNAGHLVVGPTEAFTPEEIAKVFDTNVLGAQRVNRAVLPYLRRQESGLMLWIGSTTTRGGFPPFIGPYGAAKAAMDSLAVTLAYEIARFGIETSIVVPGAFTQGTDHFPSAGKPADAATAAAYSRYDGVMDQIGERLFALTPHDADPQAVADEIVRIVGLPGGMRPMRSVIDFVGDGAKEVLEVSERVRIDFAKRIGMGDLLEAKVRR encoded by the coding sequence ATGCAAAAGCAGATCATCCTCGTCACCGGCGCGGGCACCGGCATCGGCAAGCTCAGCGCCCGATCCCTGGCCGAAGCCGGCCACGTGGTCTACGCGTCGATGCGCGACATCGCGGGCCGCAACTGTGGCCGCGCCGCCGAGATGCGCAGCCATGCGGCGGCCAAGGGCCTGCAGCTGCATCCGCTCGAACTCGACGTGCTCTCGCAGGCGTCGGCCGATGCCGCCGCGGCCACCATCGTTCGCGAGCAGGGCCACATCGACGTGGTGATGCAGAACGCCGGCCACTTGGTGGTCGGGCCGACCGAAGCCTTCACGCCCGAAGAGATCGCGAAAGTGTTCGACACCAACGTGCTTGGCGCGCAGCGCGTGAACCGCGCGGTGCTGCCGTACCTTCGAAGGCAGGAGTCCGGCCTGATGCTGTGGATCGGCAGCACCACCACCAGGGGCGGCTTCCCGCCGTTCATTGGGCCCTACGGCGCGGCCAAGGCGGCAATGGATTCGCTGGCCGTGACGCTGGCCTACGAGATCGCGCGCTTCGGCATCGAGACCTCGATCGTCGTGCCCGGCGCGTTCACCCAGGGCACCGACCACTTCCCGAGCGCGGGCAAGCCGGCCGACGCGGCCACCGCGGCCGCCTACAGCCGCTACGACGGCGTGATGGACCAGATCGGCGAGCGCCTTTTCGCGCTGACGCCCCACGATGCCGATCCGCAGGCCGTGGCCGACGAGATCGTGCGCATCGTGGGCCTGCCGGGCGGCATGCGGCCGATGCGTTCGGTGATCGACTTCGTGGGTGACGGCGCGAAGGAGGTGCTCGAGGTGTCGGAGCGCGTGCGGATCGACTTCGCGAAGCGCATCGGCATGGGCGACCTGCTCGAAGCGAAGGTCAGGCGCTAG
- a CDS encoding SDR family oxidoreductase: MTTSRNTRVAIVTGASRGIGAAVAQRLARDGFAVAINYASGSAQAEALAAELTAAGGKAIAVKADVANAEEVRAMFDTVEAQLGKVDVLVNNAGVLKTVPLADHSDALYGQAFDINVRGTFNTLREAATRLNEGGRTVNFSSTTLALNLPGYAIYNATKAAVEAFTHVFAKELRGRNITVNAVAPGPIATSLFLDGKTDEQVQAFAKMPPLQRLGQPEDIASVVAFLAGPDAGWVNGQVLRANGGLA, encoded by the coding sequence ATGACCACCTCCCGCAACACCCGGGTCGCCATCGTCACCGGCGCCTCGCGCGGCATCGGTGCCGCCGTCGCGCAGCGCCTCGCCAGGGACGGTTTTGCCGTTGCCATCAACTACGCCTCGGGCTCGGCACAGGCCGAGGCGCTGGCCGCCGAACTCACGGCCGCCGGCGGCAAGGCCATCGCGGTCAAGGCCGACGTGGCCAATGCCGAGGAAGTGCGCGCCATGTTCGACACCGTCGAAGCGCAGCTGGGCAAGGTCGACGTGCTGGTCAACAACGCCGGCGTGCTCAAGACCGTGCCGCTGGCCGATCACAGCGACGCGCTCTACGGCCAGGCCTTCGACATCAACGTGCGCGGCACCTTCAACACGCTGCGCGAAGCCGCAACGCGCCTCAACGAGGGCGGCCGCACCGTCAACTTCTCGAGCACCACGCTCGCGCTGAACCTGCCCGGCTACGCGATCTACAACGCCACCAAGGCGGCGGTCGAAGCCTTCACGCACGTGTTCGCCAAGGAGCTGCGCGGCCGCAACATCACGGTGAACGCCGTGGCGCCCGGCCCCATTGCCACCTCGCTCTTCCTCGACGGCAAGACCGACGAGCAGGTCCAGGCCTTCGCGAAGATGCCGCCGCTGCAGCGCCTCGGCCAGCCGGAGGACATCGCCTCGGTGGTGGCCTTCCTGGCCGGCCCCGATGCGGGCTGGGTCAATGGCCAGGTCCTGCGCGCCAACGGCGGCCTCGCCTGA
- a CDS encoding LysR family transcriptional regulator, producing MDRFQEMQAFVRIAERQSFTQASEDLQIPRATVTTLIKRMEERIGTRLLERTTRTVRLTQDGEAYYRRCVRLLADMEEAEGAFRNEAPKGLLRVNLQGTLARHFVVPALPGFLARYPGLELHIGEDDRLVDLVREGVDCVLRAGNLQDSSMVGRRVALLPQVTVASPGYLARHGEPDSMEALASHRAVNYVSSGTGKVVPLEFTVDGRVTAVDLPATVSVTGADLYTGASVAGLGLVQVPRYRVAGELADGRLKVLLPGFAPPPMPVSVLYPQNRQLSSRVRVFTQWLRDIFEAAEP from the coding sequence ATGGACCGCTTCCAGGAAATGCAGGCCTTCGTGCGCATCGCCGAACGGCAGAGCTTCACCCAGGCCTCCGAAGACCTGCAGATCCCGCGCGCCACCGTCACCACCTTGATCAAGCGCATGGAAGAGCGCATCGGCACGCGGCTGCTGGAGCGCACCACCCGCACCGTGCGCCTCACGCAGGACGGCGAGGCCTACTACCGCCGCTGCGTGCGGCTGCTGGCCGACATGGAAGAGGCCGAGGGCGCGTTCCGCAACGAGGCACCCAAGGGCCTGCTGCGCGTGAACCTGCAGGGCACGCTGGCGCGGCATTTCGTGGTGCCGGCGCTGCCCGGCTTCCTGGCGCGCTATCCCGGGCTGGAGTTGCACATCGGCGAGGACGACCGGCTGGTCGACCTCGTGCGCGAAGGCGTCGACTGCGTGCTGCGCGCGGGCAACCTGCAGGACTCCTCGATGGTCGGGCGGCGCGTCGCGCTGCTGCCGCAGGTCACGGTCGCGAGCCCCGGCTATCTGGCGCGGCATGGCGAGCCGGACAGCATGGAGGCGCTGGCTTCGCACCGCGCCGTCAACTACGTCTCCAGCGGCACGGGCAAGGTGGTGCCGCTCGAATTCACGGTCGACGGCCGCGTGACGGCCGTGGACCTGCCTGCCACCGTCTCGGTGACCGGCGCCGACCTCTACACCGGCGCATCCGTCGCGGGGCTCGGGCTGGTGCAGGTGCCGCGCTACCGCGTGGCCGGCGAACTCGCGGACGGCCGCCTGAAGGTGCTGTTGCCCGGCTTCGCGCCGCCGCCGATGCCCGTCTCGGTGCTCTACCCGCAGAACCGCCAGCTGTCGTCGCGCGTGCGCGTGTTCACGCAATGGCTGCGCGACATCTTCGAAGCTGCGGAGCCCTGA
- a CDS encoding MFS transporter has protein sequence MSSPSHNKNWLLAAVCLAALGMPLSFTGPAVVLPAIRDALGGSPVQLNWVTNAFMLSFGATLMAAGALADACGRKRVFLLGLAVVALSSSLLTLAPGIVVFDLARGLQGLGSAAAFAAGTAALAQVFDGAARTRAFSLIGTSFGVGLSCGAILSGWLAESFGWQSVMLSPGAISLAALCIAAPSMRESRNPDAMGLDMPGTVTFTGALSLLTLGVLQAPDSGWGSPRVIAALAGAVLMGAAFIAIERRVAHPMLDLSLFRFPRFVGVQLLAAAPAYGFVVLLVLLPIRFIGLEGRSALEAGSFMFALSGPILVVPTLAASLAHRFSAGTISAAGLLVCAAGLFWLSRCAPGTPLHVIAWPLLLIGAGIGLPWGLMDGLAVSVVPRERAGMASGIFNTVRVAGEGIALALVGAGLTALVMLQLGRLPAHPGVTSQAAQRVTTGDLSQALALLPGVDRAALLQAYGAAFGTLLCVLAGVTVLTALVVFVFLRGEAHVEAGAVALESSAC, from the coding sequence ATGTCCTCGCCTTCCCACAACAAGAACTGGCTGCTGGCCGCCGTCTGCCTCGCGGCGCTGGGCATGCCGCTGAGCTTCACCGGCCCGGCGGTGGTGCTGCCCGCGATCCGCGATGCGCTGGGCGGCAGCCCGGTGCAGCTCAACTGGGTGACCAACGCCTTCATGCTGAGCTTCGGCGCCACGTTGATGGCGGCCGGCGCCCTTGCCGACGCCTGTGGCCGCAAGCGTGTCTTCCTGCTGGGGCTGGCGGTGGTTGCGCTCAGCAGTTCGCTGCTGACGCTCGCGCCCGGCATCGTTGTCTTCGATCTCGCACGTGGGTTGCAGGGGCTGGGGTCGGCCGCGGCCTTCGCGGCCGGCACTGCGGCACTGGCGCAGGTGTTCGACGGCGCGGCGCGCACGCGGGCGTTCAGCCTGATCGGCACTTCGTTCGGCGTGGGGCTGTCGTGCGGCGCCATCCTCTCGGGCTGGCTCGCAGAATCCTTCGGCTGGCAGTCGGTGATGCTGAGCCCCGGCGCGATCAGCCTCGCTGCGCTGTGCATTGCGGCGCCGAGCATGCGCGAGTCGCGCAATCCGGACGCGATGGGGCTGGACATGCCGGGCACGGTCACGTTCACCGGCGCGCTGAGCCTGCTGACGCTCGGCGTGCTGCAGGCGCCCGACAGCGGCTGGGGCAGCCCGCGGGTGATCGCCGCGCTGGCAGGCGCCGTGCTGATGGGCGCGGCCTTCATCGCCATCGAGCGGCGCGTGGCGCATCCGATGCTCGACCTGTCGCTGTTCCGCTTTCCGCGCTTCGTGGGCGTGCAGTTGCTGGCCGCAGCGCCGGCCTATGGCTTCGTGGTGCTGCTGGTGTTGCTGCCGATCCGCTTCATCGGGCTGGAGGGGCGCAGCGCGCTGGAGGCGGGCAGCTTCATGTTCGCGCTCTCGGGGCCGATCCTCGTGGTGCCGACGCTCGCGGCCTCGCTCGCGCACCGGTTCTCGGCGGGCACGATCTCGGCCGCGGGCCTGCTGGTGTGCGCGGCGGGGCTGTTCTGGCTCAGCCGCTGCGCGCCGGGCACGCCGCTGCACGTCATCGCGTGGCCGTTGCTGCTGATCGGCGCGGGCATCGGATTGCCCTGGGGCCTGATGGACGGGCTCGCGGTGAGCGTGGTGCCGCGCGAGCGCGCCGGCATGGCGTCGGGCATCTTCAACACGGTGCGGGTGGCGGGCGAGGGCATTGCGCTCGCGCTGGTGGGGGCGGGTTTGACGGCGCTGGTCATGCTGCAACTGGGCCGCCTGCCGGCGCATCCGGGCGTGACGTCGCAGGCGGCGCAGCGGGTAACGACGGGCGACTTGTCGCAGGCCCTTGCACTGTTGCCGGGCGTGGACCGCGCGGCGCTGTTGCAGGCCTACGGCGCGGCCTTCGGCACGCTGCTGTGCGTGCTGGCCGGCGTCACTGTGCTGACGGCGCTGGTGGTGTTCGTGTTCCTGCGTGGCGAGGCGCACGTTGAAGCGGGCGCGGTGGCATTGGAGTCATCGGCCTGTTGA
- a CDS encoding LysR family transcriptional regulator — MDSFSGLESFVRAADLLSFAKAGRLLGISASAVGKNVARLEQQLGLRLFNRTTRHVRLTEEGAMFHERCRRILDELDDARAMMQDAAAAPRGRLRVSLPTIGYRFLLPVLPAFKARYPEIELDLDFNDRLVDVIAEGVDVAIRSGELGDSQLVARRLGPFCFVLVASPDYLARHGVPQVPADLAQHSCLRYKFVTGGRIEDWDLPGLPAQLPPGLLCNNMEAMLGAAVAGLGVAYMPDFLARDSLCRGELQRVLETHLVRQGQFSALWPSSRQLSPKVRAFVDFASEHMFREDLPPVR, encoded by the coding sequence ATGGACAGCTTCAGCGGACTCGAATCCTTCGTGCGGGCGGCCGACCTGCTGAGCTTTGCCAAGGCCGGCCGCCTGCTGGGTATCTCGGCCTCGGCCGTGGGCAAGAACGTTGCGCGGCTCGAACAGCAGTTGGGCCTCAGGCTTTTCAACCGCACCACGCGGCATGTGCGGCTGACCGAGGAAGGCGCGATGTTCCACGAGCGCTGCCGCCGCATCCTCGACGAGCTCGACGATGCGCGCGCGATGATGCAGGACGCCGCAGCGGCCCCGCGCGGCCGCCTGCGCGTGAGCCTGCCGACCATCGGCTACCGCTTCCTGCTGCCGGTGCTGCCGGCCTTCAAGGCGCGCTATCCCGAGATCGAACTCGACCTCGACTTCAACGACCGGCTGGTCGACGTGATCGCCGAAGGCGTGGACGTGGCGATCCGCAGCGGCGAGCTGGGCGATTCGCAACTCGTGGCGCGCCGGCTCGGTCCGTTCTGCTTCGTGCTCGTCGCATCTCCGGACTACCTGGCGCGCCACGGCGTGCCACAGGTGCCGGCCGACCTCGCGCAGCACAGCTGCCTGCGCTACAAGTTCGTGACCGGCGGCAGGATCGAGGACTGGGACCTGCCGGGCCTGCCCGCGCAGCTACCGCCCGGCCTCTTGTGCAACAACATGGAAGCCATGCTCGGCGCGGCGGTGGCCGGCCTCGGCGTGGCCTACATGCCCGACTTTCTCGCGCGCGATTCGCTCTGCCGCGGCGAACTGCAGCGCGTGCTCGAAACGCACCTGGTGCGCCAGGGGCAGTTCTCGGCGCTGTGGCCGTCGAGCCGGCAGCTGTCGCCGAAGGTGCGGGCCTTCGTGGACTTCGCGAGCGAGCACATGTTCAGGGAAGACTTGCCACCGGTTCGCTGA
- a CDS encoding AAA family ATPase — MRLASFQITNFRSINDSGPIDTPQITAILGRNDSGKSNLLRALHSLNPAEGLAELSPIKDFPRHRRLEECHGDTPVVATRWSLDDSERAELAQILPRAAGVRHVTAGRGYGTARWTGLEGLGDLSLDVSDIKGKVRKIVPAVKAAAEKLAEQARATLEQAADAFDAAMILSPDYIRWSAGAVAALQSLRKAMAAADAELSDKQEQMLVELEEVARSIANDTPALARAKEWVLQKLPRFICVDEYPALPGRQNIAEHLARKGWGQAAPEQRNFEKLCKVAGLDPQQLQDLLEKNDQATRNQLANRAGSVVTAEIRRLWKDRELKVRFNLDGPYMDTLVSDPNRAYDVEVNLDERSRGFQWFFSFYVTFFADTKGAGDAVLLLDEPGLHLHARSQADLLAHFEQDFGNQIIYTTHSPFMVPVHRPDAVRTASTSEAAGTTVSNKAEGDARTLYPLQVALALSRTAGEAAKPQPKESTARAGVPSREVSEPVASLP; from the coding sequence TCGATCAACGACAGCGGCCCCATCGATACCCCACAGATCACGGCGATCCTCGGTCGAAATGACAGCGGCAAATCGAACCTGCTGCGCGCATTGCACAGCCTGAACCCGGCCGAAGGCCTGGCCGAACTCAGTCCGATCAAGGACTTTCCGCGGCACCGCCGCCTGGAGGAATGCCACGGCGACACGCCCGTCGTCGCGACGCGCTGGAGCCTCGACGACAGCGAGCGGGCCGAGCTCGCGCAGATCCTTCCGCGCGCGGCCGGCGTGCGCCACGTCACCGCGGGCCGGGGCTATGGCACGGCGCGCTGGACGGGCCTGGAGGGCCTCGGCGACCTCTCGCTCGACGTGTCCGACATCAAGGGCAAGGTGCGCAAGATCGTGCCCGCGGTCAAGGCCGCGGCCGAGAAGCTCGCCGAGCAGGCGCGTGCGACGCTGGAGCAGGCGGCCGACGCCTTCGACGCCGCGATGATCCTGAGCCCGGACTACATCCGGTGGTCGGCGGGGGCGGTGGCAGCGCTGCAGTCGCTGCGCAAGGCCATGGCTGCCGCGGATGCCGAACTCAGCGACAAGCAGGAGCAGATGCTGGTCGAGCTCGAGGAGGTGGCCCGCTCGATCGCCAACGACACGCCGGCGCTCGCGAGGGCGAAGGAGTGGGTGCTGCAGAAGCTGCCCCGGTTCATCTGCGTGGACGAGTACCCGGCGCTGCCCGGCCGCCAGAACATTGCCGAGCACCTCGCGCGCAAGGGCTGGGGGCAGGCCGCGCCGGAGCAGCGCAACTTCGAGAAGCTCTGCAAGGTCGCGGGGCTCGATCCGCAGCAGCTGCAGGATCTGCTGGAGAAGAACGACCAGGCCACGCGCAACCAGCTCGCCAACCGCGCCGGCTCCGTCGTCACCGCCGAGATCCGCCGGCTCTGGAAGGACCGCGAGCTCAAGGTCCGCTTCAATCTGGACGGGCCGTACATGGACACGCTGGTGTCCGACCCCAACCGCGCCTACGACGTGGAAGTGAACCTCGACGAGCGCAGCCGCGGCTTCCAGTGGTTCTTCTCGTTCTACGTCACCTTCTTCGCGGACACGAAGGGTGCCGGCGATGCCGTCCTGCTGCTGGACGAGCCCGGCCTGCATCTGCATGCGCGCTCGCAGGCCGACCTGCTCGCGCACTTCGAGCAGGATTTCGGCAACCAGATCATCTACACCACGCACTCGCCGTTCATGGTGCCCGTGCACCGGCCCGACGCGGTGCGCACGGCCAGCACGAGCGAAGCCGCCGGCACCACCGTGAGCAACAAGGCCGAGGGCGATGCGCGCACGCTTTATCCGCTGCAGGTGGCGCTCGCGCTGAGCCGGACGGCAGGCGAGGCCGCGAAGCCGCAGCCAAAGGAGAGCACGGCGCGTGCCGGGGTGCCATCGCGCGAGGTCAGCGAACCGGTGGCAAGTCTTCCCTGA